From Betta splendens chromosome 3, fBetSpl5.4, whole genome shotgun sequence, the proteins below share one genomic window:
- the nkpd1 gene encoding NTPase KAP family P-loop domain-containing protein 1, whose protein sequence is MKEPTSDDIYAYALSKTLCKVPAPATVGLYSSCQNRISLILRRTRVYMNQEDGKPSFAGFLALIVRLLFYKPVRTERNLQQRQTRFIYVHFSAWHFAGSDLLWAGLVLRLFQAARVSFGRLQLVLYRVAQYDEDEEFEKQTVHDGRERWQAKKLCCFPVWFLTLCIVVIPAVVLVVLVLVLGLPAPEITPDMELIGQLGALEGLAIAAFGVPAVTALRLAFLILKNLIFNEDRNIRTEMDNPKISSQLGFMNEVRKEMNFLSRFIHFMEVFERRKIRVVLQVTNLDRCAPRKIVAVLNAINILLSDEESPFISILAVNSSVLVQKVNLADGCFSKEDRGHALLSRIVTLIFTVPPLCDESKRSLFNSLAGDSRLPEEKAVIKNKHRTVNSQNSSLVETLPESVVAIAEDNAFEMKETDALIQETAAALDVNEEEVDVLVRTIQTSSAGKLSKYMSDDALSLRRVINSIRVTVMIMKASRGRLPEPEQVAAWVVLADQWPCRLSWVLQCAEDAQQRADIDGGGGPDLDHAKTLWQVFSESRRELYIMRTHIEDLLELDGDPEMFEKFLTVDFQFTVKDLKALEMATVNLDHSMRKELALIRGTSRLRSSGWMKNAAPLPIRAIINMDTEDVCKELERMKYPSKYIDIVKSNDLNGSALVFGNVDDLKGLLGMTFGEWTTFQLHFLGLRSHQQQHYKNKPWTLSSSPKEPPRFSLQGARHY, encoded by the exons ATGAAGGAGCCAACCTCAG ATGATATTTACGCCTATGCCCTGTCCAAGACCCTGTGCAAAGTTCCTGCGCCTGCGACCGTCGGACTCTACTCTTCGTGTCAGAATCGAATCAGCCTGATCCTCAGGCGAACGCGAG TGTACATGAACCAGGAGGACGGAAAGCCGTCGTTTGCCGGCTTCCTCGCGCTCATTGTCCGGCTGCTCTTCTACAAACCCGTCCGGACCGAgcggaacctgcagcagcgccagACCCGCTTCATCTACGTGCATTTCAGCGCCTGGCACTTCGCGGGCAGCGACCTGCTGTGGGCCGGCCTCGTCCTTCGCCTGTTTCAGGCCGCGCGCGTGAGCTTCGGGAGGCTGCAGCTCGTGCTCTACCGCGTGGCTCAGTACGACGAAGACGAAGAGTTCGAGAAGCAG ACGGTGCATGATGGCCGTGAACGCTGGCAGGCCAAGAAGCTTTGCTGCTTTCCAGTGTGGTTTCTCACGCTGTGCATCGTCGTCATACCAGCTGTCGTCCTGGTGGTCCTGGTGTTGGTACTGGGTCTTCCTGCACCTGAGATCACACCAGACATGGAGCTGATCGGGCAGCTGGGGGCTCTGGAGGGCCTGGCCATCGCTGCGTTCGGGGTCCCCGCCGTCACCGCCCTCAGACTTGCTTTCCTCATCCTTAAGAACCTCATCTTTAACGAGGACCGGAACATCAGGACGGAGATGGACAACCCGAAGATCAGCAGCCAGCTGGGCTTCATGAACGAGGTGAGGAAGGAAATGAACTTCCTGTCTCGCTTCATACACTTCATGGAGGTGTTTGAGAGGAGAAAAATCCGAGTGGTGCTGCAGGTCACCAACCTGGACCGCTGCGCCCCCAGGAAAATTGTCGCAGTTCTCAACGCCATAAACATTCTGCTCTCAGATGAGGAGAGCCCATTTATTTCCATTCTGGCAGTGAACTCGAGCGTTCTGGTGCAGAAGGTGAATCTGGCCGACGGATGCTTCAGCAAAGAGGACAGAGGTCACGCGCTGCTGAGTCGTATTGTGACGCTCATATTTACAGTGCCGCCGCTGTGCGATGAATCAAAGCGTAGTTTGTTTAACAGCCTCGCGGGCGATTCCCGGCTCCCCGAGGAGAAAGCggtgattaaaaataaacatagaACTGTGAACTCTCAAAATTCATCTTTAGTGGAGACCTTACCGGAATCTGTGGTGGCGATAGCAGAGGATAACGCATTCGAAATGAAAGAGACTGACGCACTGATCcaggaaactgcagcagcactggaCGTAAATGAAGAGGAGGTGGACGTGTTGGTGAGGACCATCCAGACCAGCAGTGCGGGGAAGCTAAGCAAGTACATGTCGGATGACGCGCTGTCTTTGAGGAGGGTCATCAATTCCATTCGAGTGACCGTGATGATCATGAAGGCCTCGAGGGGAAGGCTGCCCGAGCCAGAGCAGGTGGCCGCGTGGGTGGTGCTGGCCGACCAGTGGCCCTGCCGCCTCAGCTGGGTCCTCCAGTGCGCCGAGGACGCGCAGCAGCGGGCCGACAtcgacggcggcggcgggccgGATCTGGACCATGCAAAGACCTTATGGCAGGTCTTCAGCGAATCCAGGAGGGAGCTGTACATAATGCGCACGCACATCGAGGACCTCCTGGAGCTGGACGGGGACCCCGAGATGTTTGAGAAGTTCCTCACTGTAGATTTTCAGTTCACGGTGAAGGACTTAAAGGCGTTGGAAATGGCAACGGTGAACCTCGATCATTCAATGAGGAAGGAGCTGGCGCTGATCAGAGGGACGTCTAGACTGAGAAGCTCTGGTTGGATGAAAAACGCAGCCCCTCTGCCCATCAGGGCCATCATCAACATGGATACAGAGGACGTATGTAAAGAG TTGGAGAGGATGAAATACCCGAGCAAGTACATCGACATTGTGAAAAGCAACGACCTCAACGGTTCAGCGCTGGTCTTTGGAAATGTGGACGACCTCAAAGGCCTGCTGGGCATGACCTTTGGCGAATGGACAACGTTCCAGCTGCACTTCCTGGGTTTACGctcacaccagcagcaacacTACAAAAACAAGCCGTGGACGCTTTCGTCTTCTCCGAAGGAGCCGCCAAGGTTTTCTCTGCAAGGCGCTCGTCATTACTAG